Proteins from a genomic interval of Myxococcota bacterium:
- a CDS encoding carbon starvation CstA family protein: protein MPLGKSLAWAAVAAAGAVALGVLATARGETLSSAWFLVAALCTYAVGYRFYSAFLATRALRLDDARVTPAHRLADGKDFVPTNRWVVFGHHFAAIAGPGPLVGPILAAQFGYLPGTLYIL from the coding sequence ATGCCTCTGGGGAAGAGTCTCGCCTGGGCGGCGGTGGCAGCGGCGGGCGCGGTCGCGCTCGGCGTGCTGGCGACCGCGCGCGGTGAGACGCTCTCCAGCGCCTGGTTCCTGGTCGCGGCGCTGTGCACCTACGCGGTCGGCTACCGCTTCTACTCCGCGTTCCTGGCCACGCGCGCGCTGCGGCTCGACGACGCGCGAGTCACTCCCGCGCACCGGCTGGCCGACGGCAAGGACTTCGTGCCCACGAACCGCTGGGTCGTGTTCGGACACCACTTCGCGGCGATCGCCGGGCCCGGTCCGCTGGTCGGCCCGATCCTCGCCGCGCAGTTCGGCTACCTGCCCGGCACGCTGTACATCCTG